A section of the Centroberyx gerrardi isolate f3 chromosome 8, fCenGer3.hap1.cur.20231027, whole genome shotgun sequence genome encodes:
- the LOC139912565 gene encoding E3 SUMO-protein ligase ZBED1-like produces the protein MKRGRRRSSVWDSFEQMGDFVRCIKCDAKLKYCGGTTTMIHHVAKHQASTTPPRDEKPPASQVQSILEESAAQPEAPESSLAASSTTEPGAESREKKRPRRSSVWDVFVKVDNEVHCTICNTKLKYMSSTTNMIYHIKNKHLNAAPDDDKTQVDEISHTEVTGLICRMIEKDLLPISMVDGDGFRELLSYIVRNYKTPSAADITHSIEAHFQDKVDALRARLGSVEMVALTTDCWTALPAERYLTVSCSFITEDWQGESAVLQTHRISDGHTTTDSFTERLLDTVETWGIAGKVTACVHNNTQSILPVHACSRVTWNSVNCFASTLQLAVNDGLSDDLLSVVVAAGKLVKHFNHNSLASKALELKQAQMLLPQHKLIQSSKARWDTICDMFERLLEQRWAIKAVLSDRMVTNRQEALTLEIEDDYWQIIENFTPVLATLKWATTVMSAETEVSISNIYPITFSLLQTHLVAKEHDVEQVSEFKFKVRESLRKCMEVDSNDLASKPALIASMLDPRHKHLSFLTPMGRLAAKVKLHEMVSKTDVITTIVGAKVEKEETLVTPAVSQVAMPPQKGGDTKNTMMLLLGDNYSSSYATDSEAQVDYYLRDISPSLDINPLDWWRVNGPRFPCLAPLARHYLCIPGVSVPSLFSAAGQTFARMRTRLSPEHADMMIFLNKNV, from the exons ATGAAGCGGGGTAGGAGACGGAGCTCTGTGTGGGACTCCTTTGAACAAATGGGGGACTTTGTCCGCTGCATTAAGTGTGACGCTAAGTTGAAATACTGCGGGGGCACCACCACAATGATTCACCACGTTGCCAAGCACCAAGCGTCCACGACACCGCCGCGGGATGAAAAACCGCCGGCCTCTCAAGTTCAGAGTATCCTGGAGGAGAGTGCAGCTCAGCCAGAAGCCCCAGAGAGCTCACTGGCAGCTTCCAGCACCACTGAACCAGGCGCTGAAAGCAGGGAGAAGAAGCGACCGAGGCGCAGCTCTGTGTGGGACGTTTTCGTCAAAGTGGACAACGAGGTCCACTGCACAATATGCAATACGAAGTTGAAATACATGAGCAGCACCACCAACATGATATATCACATCAAAAACAAGCATCTAAACGCTGCGCCGGATGATGACAAAACACAAGTTGATGAGATATCACATACAGAGGTGACCGGACTTATCTGTAGGATGATAGAGAAGGATTTGCTTCCCATCAGCATGGTTGATGGTGATGGCTTCCGTGAACTACTAAGTTACATTGTGCGTAATTATAAAACGCCATCAGCGGCCGATATTACACACAGTATTGAAGCCCATTTTCAAGACAAGGTGGATGCGCTCAGAGCGCGGCTGGGCTCAGTGGAGATGGTGGCTCTCACCACTGACTGCTGGACCGCACTCCCTGCTGAGAGGTACCTTACAGTGTCCTGTTCCTTCATAACCGAGGACTGGCAGGGGGAGTCAGCTgtactgcagacacacaggataTCCGATGGTCACACTACTACAGACAGCTTCACAGAAAGACTGCTGGACACAGTGGAGACCTGGGGAATCGCCGGGAAAGTGACTGCATGCGTTCATAATAACACACAGAGCATCTTGCCGGTCCATGCATGTTCCCGTGTCACCTGGAACTCTGTTAACTGCTTTGCCAGTACTCTGCAGTTGGCTGTCAATGATGGACTGAGTGATGATCTGCTCAGTGTTGTCGTTGCGGCTGGGAAACTAGTCAAGCACTTCAACCACAACTCACTAGCGAGCAAGGCCCTGGAGCTCAAGCAAGCTCAAATGCTACTGCCACAGCACAAGCTGATCCAGTCGAGCAAAGCCAGATGGGACACTATCTGCGACATGTTTGAACGGCTACTGGAACAACGGTGGGCAATTAAAGCTGTACTGTCTGACCGCATGGTCACCAACCGACAAGAAGCTCTGACCCTTGAGATTGAAGATGATTATTGGCAAATAATAGAAAACTTCACACCTGTACTGGCAACTCTGAAATGGGCAACAACAGTCATGTCTGCTGAAACAGAAGTGTCCATCTCAAACATCTACCCCATCACATTCAGCCTTCTTCAGACTCACCTAGTGGCAAAAGAGCATGACGTCGAACAAGTCTCCGAGTTCAAGTTCAAAGTCCGGGAGTCATTGCGGAAATGCATGGAG GTCGACTCAAATGACCTAGCCTCCAAACCGGCTCTGATTGCCTCTATGCTGGATCCTCGTCACAAACATCTCAGCTTCCTGACGCCAATGGGGAGACTGGCTGcaaaagtgaaactgcatgaAATGGtttcaaaaacagatgtgattACTACTATTGTGGGCGCTAAGGTTGAAAAGGAGGAGACACTGGTGACGCCTGCTGTTAGCCAGGTGGCTATGCCACCGCAAAAGGGAGGCGACACCAAAAACACCATGATGTTACTCCTCGGAGACAACTACAGTTCCTCCTATGCTACTGACTCTGAGGCTCAGGTAGATTACTATTTGAGAGACATTTCTCCCTCATTGGACATAAACCCTCTTGACTGGTGGAGGGTCAACGGCCCGAGATTCCCCTGTCTGGCACCTTTGGCAAGGCACTATCTATGCATACCTGGGGTATCAGTGCCGTCTTTATTCTCAGCAGCTGGACAAACATTTGCAAGAATGCGTACAAGACTGAGCCCAGAGCATGCTGATATGATGATCTTTCTGAACAAAAATGTGTAG